The following coding sequences are from one Paenibacillus sp. FSL R5-0912 window:
- a CDS encoding L-cysteine desulfidase family protein, protein MVNLLEVLIKEIVPAEGCTEPIAVAYAVSLAAEQVEGEITSIQLFLSGNIVKNAMGVGIPGTGQTGLPIAAALGAVIRRSHRKLEILSGLTPEELAKANAMIGQKLLNVELKDTPEKLYIEARVSSLNHTATAIVSKEHTNVVFLSKDGVKLEPGKDKADCEESDMLDPEVYSVSLEEIYEFIQTADFTELRFLLEGARMNKAISDEGLRGEYGLQVGRKMSQQSAVNLFGGDVANRIIAATAAASDARMDGSAMPVMTTAGSGNQGIACTMPVIALADLLGKDEETLARAMALSNLITIHVKHYIGRLSPLCGSGIAGGVGAGSGIVYLMGGTLDQIKRSIQNTIASTSGMICDGAKPTCALKISTATNAAIQSATLAMNDISASLNDGVIFEKVEDTIKNMETLVQEGLAATDQAILNIMLSKGAVS, encoded by the coding sequence ATGGTTAACCTACTGGAAGTATTGATCAAAGAAATTGTTCCGGCAGAAGGCTGCACTGAGCCGATTGCGGTTGCCTATGCAGTCTCTTTGGCGGCTGAACAGGTTGAGGGAGAGATTACTTCGATTCAGCTGTTCCTCAGCGGGAATATTGTGAAGAATGCGATGGGTGTAGGGATTCCGGGCACCGGGCAGACCGGTCTGCCGATAGCAGCAGCCTTGGGCGCAGTGATCCGCCGTTCTCATCGCAAGCTGGAGATTCTATCCGGACTTACTCCCGAAGAGCTGGCGAAGGCTAATGCGATGATCGGGCAGAAGCTGCTGAATGTGGAACTGAAGGATACCCCTGAGAAATTGTATATTGAAGCCAGGGTGAGCAGCTTGAATCATACAGCGACTGCAATTGTATCTAAAGAGCATACGAATGTAGTATTCCTGTCCAAAGACGGCGTTAAGCTGGAGCCGGGGAAGGACAAGGCGGATTGCGAGGAGTCAGACATGCTGGACCCGGAGGTATATTCGGTTTCATTGGAAGAAATATATGAATTCATCCAGACTGCGGATTTCACTGAGCTGCGGTTTCTGCTGGAAGGAGCGCGGATGAATAAAGCGATTTCGGATGAGGGGCTGCGCGGGGAGTATGGCCTGCAGGTGGGCAGGAAGATGAGCCAGCAATCGGCGGTGAATTTGTTCGGGGGGGATGTGGCGAACCGGATTATTGCCGCCACGGCAGCGGCATCCGATGCGCGGATGGACGGCAGCGCCATGCCTGTCATGACCACTGCGGGAAGCGGAAATCAGGGCATTGCCTGCACGATGCCGGTAATTGCCCTTGCTGATCTCCTTGGCAAAGATGAGGAGACACTGGCAAGAGCGATGGCGCTCAGCAATCTGATTACCATTCACGTCAAGCATTATATCGGCCGTCTTTCCCCGCTGTGCGGATCGGGAATTGCCGGGGGAGTAGGGGCAGGGAGCGGTATTGTCTACCTGATGGGCGGCACGCTGGATCAGATCAAGCGCTCCATCCAGAACACTATTGCTTCTACTTCCGGAATGATCTGCGATGGTGCGAAACCGACCTGCGCGCTCAAAATCTCAACCGCCACGAATGCGGCAATCCAATCCGCAACACTGGCGATGAACGACATTTCAGCCAGTCTGAATGACGGGGTAATCTTTGAGAAGGTTGAAGATACAATTAAGAATATGGAGACACTGGTTCAGGAAGGGCTTGCGGCAACCGACCAGGCCATCCTGAACATCATGCTCTCCAAAGGAGCGGTATCGTAA
- a CDS encoding ankyrin repeat domain-containing protein → MGKKKQALPADFGERVKTSDIAALKAIFEECEWDARGGYSKGTALSFRQIPDELVRWLVEQGADINARDKYEHTPLHSQAATWSGNIPLLLELGADPDALDYQNETPLHAAAGYYRTRAIQDLVAHGANIHAENKRKQTPLAKGLSQCRNIDIANMVEISKILLDAGAAITPEMKDSVRRIGKDLEFVRASHSNDELDQKASALLELYRLFDVEPVAKQVKHDGTSPIKAATAAWSAQHQELWDYLVPASGHAQTVQGEVIRITGRVSHEILDNGGGNWDDNYRKMLDALIRHLGTGTPLSPALLQEAASLTNSLRKGSGYDEPARLSELAVQWVLANPQPVSMEQPDYTR, encoded by the coding sequence ATGGGGAAAAAGAAGCAAGCCTTACCCGCCGATTTTGGCGAGCGGGTCAAAACGAGTGATATCGCAGCGCTCAAGGCCATCTTTGAGGAGTGCGAATGGGATGCCCGCGGGGGTTACAGCAAAGGAACCGCGCTCAGCTTCCGGCAGATCCCGGATGAGCTGGTCCGCTGGCTTGTAGAGCAGGGTGCCGACATCAACGCCCGGGACAAATATGAGCACACTCCGCTGCACTCCCAGGCTGCAACCTGGTCCGGAAATATCCCGTTACTCCTGGAATTAGGCGCGGACCCCGATGCCCTGGATTATCAGAATGAGACACCGCTGCACGCAGCGGCAGGTTATTACCGTACCCGGGCCATACAGGACCTGGTCGCCCATGGTGCAAACATCCATGCGGAGAATAAACGGAAACAAACACCGCTCGCTAAGGGATTATCCCAATGCCGGAATATCGATATAGCTAACATGGTGGAAATCTCGAAAATCCTGCTGGATGCAGGAGCAGCAATCACGCCGGAGATGAAAGATTCCGTGCGGCGGATCGGCAAGGATCTGGAATTTGTCAGAGCCAGCCACAGTAATGATGAGCTGGATCAAAAAGCATCCGCACTGCTGGAGCTGTACCGGCTATTCGATGTCGAGCCTGTTGCGAAACAGGTGAAGCACGATGGAACCTCCCCCATCAAGGCTGCCACAGCGGCATGGTCCGCTCAGCATCAGGAGCTCTGGGATTACCTTGTCCCTGCTTCAGGGCACGCGCAAACTGTACAGGGAGAGGTTATCCGTATTACCGGACGGGTCTCTCATGAAATCCTGGATAACGGCGGAGGCAACTGGGATGACAATTACCGTAAAATGCTGGATGCCCTTATCCGGCACCTGGGCACAGGTACACCGTTATCTCCCGCCCTTCTCCAGGAGGCAGCTTCATTAACCAATAGTCTGCGCAAAGGCTCCGGCTACGATGAACCGGCAAGATTAAGCGAACTGGCAGTGCAGTGGGTACTGGCCAATCCTCAGCCTGTCTCAATGGAACAACCGGATTATACCCGTTAA
- the rhaD gene encoding rhamnulose-1-phosphate aldolase, which yields MSTSVVESKGYIADVEAPFIQEMSEITHHMWSLGWDELNGGNVSYLLDEEEVAKYINIREPLRTIALTFPVTELAGKTFIVTGSGKYFRNVIKDPEANLGVLRVSGSGESVEVLWGLRNGAVPTSELASHFMSHIERLKVDPSHRIVLHTHATNVIAMTFTHDLDELKFTKTLWEMCTECLVVFPDGVSVIPWMVPGSSDIGRATADKMKDYRVVIWPQHGIFVTGATMDATFGLVETIEKAAIVYNLIGGREIKQKITDQQLADLAAAFRVTPKAGVLDL from the coding sequence ATGAGTACTTCAGTAGTAGAATCTAAAGGTTATATCGCCGATGTTGAAGCGCCGTTTATCCAGGAAATGTCGGAGATCACCCACCACATGTGGTCGCTGGGCTGGGATGAGCTGAATGGAGGCAACGTCAGCTATCTGCTGGATGAAGAAGAAGTAGCCAAGTATATTAACATCCGCGAGCCGCTGCGTACAATCGCCCTTACCTTCCCTGTGACCGAGCTGGCCGGCAAAACCTTCATCGTAACCGGCTCCGGTAAATACTTCCGCAACGTCATCAAAGACCCGGAAGCGAACCTTGGCGTGCTGCGTGTCAGCGGCAGCGGTGAGAGTGTAGAAGTGCTCTGGGGCTTGCGTAACGGAGCGGTACCGACCAGTGAGCTTGCTTCCCACTTCATGAGCCATATTGAACGGCTGAAGGTAGATCCTTCGCACCGCATCGTGCTGCATACCCATGCAACGAATGTGATTGCCATGACCTTCACCCATGATCTGGATGAACTGAAGTTCACCAAGACCCTGTGGGAAATGTGCACAGAATGTCTGGTTGTCTTCCCGGATGGCGTCAGCGTCATTCCTTGGATGGTTCCGGGAAGCAGTGATATTGGACGGGCTACAGCGGATAAAATGAAAGACTATCGTGTAGTGATTTGGCCACAGCATGGTATCTTTGTTACGGGTGCTACCATGGATGCTACCTTCGGTCTGGTAGAAACCATTGAAAAAGCGGCAATTGTCTACAATCTGATCGGCGGACGTGAAATCAAACAGAAAATCACGGATCAACAGCTGGCCGATCTGGCCGCAGCATTCCGGGTAACTCCGAAGGCCGGCGTTCTGGACCTGTAG
- the rhaB gene encoding rhamnulokinase, translated as MNNHIAVDIGASSGRLVLGTLVDGSLKLEELHRFSNGFTEQEGSCFWDIDYLFNEIISGLHQAKSAGINECTLGIDTWAVDYVLLDAEGKRMQEVYAYRDRRTDGVMEKVSKLLSPEKVYAKTGIQQLSFNTLYQLYAHDREELEAADQILMVPDYLYYRLSGRKINEVTNASTMQLLNLATRDFDPELLSLLHLRREQFALLTEPGEDLGFITAELMHQHDLPQCRLICAATHDTASAVLGVPAQQGRSSAYISSGTWSLLGLELDHPINDSKALAANYTNEWGAYGTYRFLKNIMGLWLIQEVRRLDGARYSFAELASMAGGSEGFRSLIPCNHPRFLNPDHMIEEIRQACAESGQPVPETPGELARCIFDSLALSYRSYLAELEDLTGQGIEVLQIVGGGANNELLCQLTADMIGREVLAGPTESTALGNLAVQMIKAGRMADIHEARDVIGTSFAIKSYLPRPVPRLNQLLARWNKLHSAASTIENI; from the coding sequence ATGAACAATCATATCGCCGTCGATATCGGCGCCTCCAGCGGGCGGCTTGTACTCGGAACCCTCGTGGACGGGAGTCTCAAGCTGGAGGAGCTTCACCGTTTCAGCAATGGATTCACTGAGCAGGAGGGCTCCTGCTTCTGGGACATTGATTATTTGTTTAATGAAATTATCAGCGGTCTTCATCAAGCAAAAAGCGCAGGAATTAACGAATGTACACTGGGTATTGATACATGGGCAGTAGATTATGTGCTGCTGGATGCGGAAGGCAAGCGGATGCAGGAAGTCTATGCTTACCGTGACCGCCGCACTGATGGGGTTATGGAGAAAGTCAGCAAGCTGCTCTCGCCTGAGAAGGTTTACGCCAAGACAGGGATTCAGCAGCTTAGCTTCAATACGCTGTATCAGCTGTATGCGCATGACCGGGAAGAGCTGGAAGCAGCAGATCAGATTCTGATGGTTCCGGATTATCTCTACTATAGACTCAGCGGCCGCAAGATCAACGAGGTGACCAATGCCTCCACGATGCAGCTGCTGAACCTTGCTACCCGTGATTTCGATCCGGAATTGCTGTCCTTACTGCATCTCCGCAGAGAGCAGTTCGCACTGCTTACGGAGCCGGGAGAAGATCTCGGCTTCATCACGGCGGAGCTGATGCACCAGCATGATCTGCCGCAGTGCCGCCTAATCTGTGCCGCCACACATGACACGGCTTCTGCCGTGCTCGGTGTGCCTGCGCAGCAAGGGAGATCCTCAGCTTACATCAGCAGCGGCACCTGGTCTCTGCTCGGGTTGGAGCTGGATCACCCGATTAATGACAGCAAAGCTCTGGCAGCCAATTATACGAACGAGTGGGGAGCTTACGGCACTTACCGTTTCCTTAAGAACATTATGGGCCTTTGGCTGATCCAGGAAGTACGGAGACTGGATGGGGCAAGATACAGCTTCGCCGAGCTGGCCTCAATGGCCGGAGGCAGCGAAGGCTTCCGCAGCCTGATTCCATGCAATCATCCGCGTTTCCTGAATCCGGACCATATGATAGAAGAGATTCGCCAGGCCTGCGCGGAGAGCGGCCAGCCTGTTCCAGAGACGCCGGGTGAACTAGCCCGTTGTATATTTGACAGTCTGGCTCTATCCTATCGGAGCTATCTGGCCGAGCTTGAAGACCTCACGGGCCAAGGGATTGAAGTTCTGCAGATCGTCGGCGGCGGCGCCAATAATGAACTGCTGTGTCAGCTGACCGCCGATATGATCGGCAGAGAGGTACTGGCAGGTCCGACGGAATCAACGGCACTGGGCAATCTGGCCGTGCAGATGATCAAGGCGGGCCGAATGGCCGACATCCATGAAGCCCGGGACGTCATCGGCACTTCCTTTGCAATCAAGTCGTATCTGCCGCGGCCGGTTCCCCGGCTGAATCAGCTACTGGCCCGCTGGAATAAGCTCCATTCTGCGGCAAGTACGATTGAGAATATATAG
- a CDS encoding DeoR/GlpR family DNA-binding transcription regulator — MLAAERRKKIIDLVHQDKRVLVSDLSRMFEVTEETIRRDLEKLEKDGIVSRTYGGAMLNRHTNEDLPFLTRGALNTDIKRNIAIKALNLINDGDTLMVDPSSTSFEFLKLLGNKSNLTIITNSINILHEFASSSLNIISTGGSLRHRSLSLVGPVAHDTTQRYNVDIAVISCKGIDMEHGVTDSNEPECETKKYMLRQAEKVVLLADHTKFDKTAFAKLVELSRIDVLITDRKPSDAWLKLLSGKNVEVLY, encoded by the coding sequence ATGCTTGCTGCCGAAAGACGCAAAAAAATAATAGATCTTGTTCATCAGGATAAACGTGTGCTTGTGTCCGATTTGAGCCGGATGTTCGAGGTCACAGAGGAAACGATACGCAGAGATCTGGAGAAGCTGGAGAAGGACGGAATTGTCAGCCGCACCTACGGCGGAGCGATGCTAAACAGACATACCAATGAAGATCTGCCGTTCCTGACCCGGGGGGCGCTCAATACGGATATCAAACGCAATATCGCGATTAAAGCTCTCAATCTGATTAACGACGGGGATACGCTTATGGTAGATCCCAGTTCTACCTCGTTTGAATTCCTTAAGCTGCTGGGCAATAAAAGCAATCTGACAATCATCACGAATTCGATCAACATTCTGCATGAATTCGCGAGTTCCAGCCTGAACATTATTTCCACCGGGGGTTCGCTGCGCCACCGCTCCCTGTCGCTGGTCGGCCCTGTAGCCCACGATACCACCCAGCGCTATAATGTGGACATCGCTGTGATCAGCTGTAAAGGCATTGATATGGAGCACGGAGTTACCGATTCCAATGAACCGGAATGCGAAACGAAGAAATACATGCTGCGCCAGGCGGAAAAGGTAGTGCTGCTGGCCGACCATACCAAGTTTGACAAAACCGCCTTCGCCAAGCTGGTCGAGCTGAGCCGGATCGATGTGCTGATTACGGACCGCAAACCTTCGGATGCATGGCTTAAGCTGCTGTCCGGGAAGAATGTGGAAGTGTTATATTAA
- the rhaA gene encoding L-rhamnose isomerase — protein sequence MDQSITSGYNEAKKLYAAHGINVDEVLEKLAKIKISVHCWQGDDVQGFLFKDKELSGGIAVTGSYPGRAGTPAELRKDLEKALSLIPGKHKVNLHAIYADTDEQVDLDELEPRHFASWVEWAKEQGLGLDFNPTCFSHPKAADGFTLSHANDEIRNFWIKHCKASRRIAEHFGRELGQPCVTNFWVPDGYKDTPIDRLAPRVRLKESLDEIFSEEIDPQYNIDALESKLFGIGSESYVVGSHEFYMGYGLTRGKAICLDAGHFHPTEVISNKLSSILMFSEQLLLHVSRPVRWDSDHVVTMDDELLEIARELVRGDLLPRTNIGLDFFDGSINHLAAWVIGTRNTIKALLRAMLEPVEELRAIELAGDYTSRLALVEEFKSYPFGAVWDYYCASQGTPVREQWLVEVKSYEQEVLAAR from the coding sequence ATGGATCAGAGCATCACCAGTGGCTATAACGAAGCGAAGAAATTATACGCAGCCCATGGAATTAACGTAGATGAGGTGCTGGAGAAGCTTGCGAAGATCAAAATTTCCGTTCATTGCTGGCAAGGCGATGATGTTCAAGGGTTCCTGTTCAAAGACAAAGAGCTCAGCGGCGGGATTGCTGTGACTGGCAGCTATCCCGGACGTGCCGGCACACCGGCTGAGCTGCGCAAGGATTTGGAGAAAGCCCTGTCGCTGATTCCGGGTAAACATAAAGTCAATCTGCATGCAATCTATGCTGATACTGACGAACAGGTCGATCTGGATGAGCTGGAACCGCGCCACTTCGCAAGCTGGGTAGAGTGGGCGAAAGAGCAGGGGCTGGGACTGGATTTCAATCCAACCTGTTTCTCGCATCCGAAGGCTGCTGACGGCTTCACCCTGAGTCATGCCAATGACGAAATCCGCAATTTCTGGATTAAACACTGCAAGGCTTCCCGCCGCATCGCCGAGCATTTCGGCCGCGAGCTGGGACAGCCTTGTGTAACGAATTTCTGGGTACCGGACGGCTACAAGGATACTCCGATTGACCGCCTGGCACCGCGTGTGCGTCTTAAGGAATCCCTGGATGAAATTTTCAGTGAGGAAATTGATCCGCAGTACAATATTGATGCACTTGAGAGCAAGCTGTTCGGTATCGGTTCTGAGAGCTATGTTGTCGGATCACATGAATTCTACATGGGTTATGGCCTAACCCGCGGCAAGGCGATCTGCCTCGATGCCGGACATTTCCATCCGACCGAAGTCATCTCCAATAAACTCAGCTCGATCCTGATGTTCTCAGAACAGCTGCTGCTGCATGTCAGCAGACCGGTCCGCTGGGACAGCGATCATGTTGTCACCATGGACGATGAGCTGCTGGAAATTGCCCGTGAACTGGTTCGCGGAGATTTGCTGCCGCGCACGAACATCGGCCTTGATTTCTTCGACGGCAGCATCAATCATCTCGCGGCTTGGGTTATTGGAACTCGCAACACCATTAAGGCGCTGCTTCGCGCTATGCTGGAGCCGGTTGAGGAGCTTCGCGCCATTGAACTGGCAGGAGACTATACTTCACGCCTCGCGCTGGTAGAAGAATTCAAGTCCTATCCGTTCGGCGCAGTTTGGGATTACTACTGCGCATCACAGGGCACTCCGGTCCGTGAGCAATGGCTGGTTGAAGTGAAGAGCTACGAGCAGGAAGTACTGGCTGCAAGATAA
- a CDS encoding iron-containing alcohol dehydrogenase, which translates to MSTHVYYVPSINIMGKGCLKEIAPYIQELNLKKALVVTDKFLTKSGIAGKLLAVLDEAGINYVVYDEVKPNPTCKNVHDGVDFLNDHQCDYLISIGGGSPQDTAKAIGIVATNGGYIADYEGVHKSKNKSLPIVAVNTTAGTSSEVTINYVITDEERKIKMVMVDKNSIATISVNDPELMIDKPAALTAATGMDALTHAIEALVTPGAYPVTDATALAAVELIFGNLARTVTNGHDIEAREQMVYAIFLGGLAFNNAGLGYVHAMAHQLGGVYDLPHGVCNAMLLPHVEEENAKYVPEKFRAIAKAIGLQVEGKNDKECADFVIESIKALSKEVGIPAKLSELGVDEVDLDLLAENAMKDACAPGNPFIPTKEEVIALFRKIL; encoded by the coding sequence ATGAGTACTCATGTCTATTATGTTCCGTCCATCAACATTATGGGTAAGGGCTGTCTGAAGGAAATCGCTCCCTATATTCAAGAACTGAATTTGAAGAAAGCGCTCGTGGTTACGGATAAGTTCCTGACGAAGAGCGGGATCGCCGGCAAACTGCTGGCTGTCCTGGATGAAGCAGGGATTAACTATGTCGTATATGATGAAGTGAAGCCGAACCCAACCTGCAAAAATGTCCATGACGGCGTTGATTTCCTGAATGATCATCAATGCGACTATCTGATCTCTATCGGCGGAGGATCGCCGCAGGATACTGCTAAAGCGATCGGGATTGTAGCAACCAACGGCGGATATATTGCTGATTATGAAGGCGTTCACAAGTCCAAGAACAAATCCCTGCCTATCGTAGCCGTGAACACTACTGCAGGAACCTCAAGTGAAGTTACAATTAACTATGTAATTACAGATGAAGAACGCAAGATCAAGATGGTAATGGTCGACAAGAACAGTATCGCCACCATTTCGGTGAATGATCCTGAACTGATGATCGACAAGCCTGCTGCACTTACCGCGGCTACAGGTATGGATGCACTGACGCATGCAATTGAAGCACTGGTTACACCAGGCGCTTACCCTGTAACTGACGCTACTGCACTGGCGGCTGTTGAACTGATATTTGGAAACCTGGCCCGTACCGTAACAAACGGACATGATATCGAAGCACGTGAGCAGATGGTGTATGCGATCTTCCTGGGAGGCCTGGCCTTCAACAATGCCGGACTTGGTTATGTGCATGCCATGGCACATCAGCTCGGTGGCGTGTATGACCTTCCGCATGGCGTCTGTAATGCGATGCTGCTGCCACATGTGGAAGAAGAGAATGCCAAATATGTGCCTGAGAAATTCAGAGCGATTGCCAAAGCGATCGGATTGCAGGTCGAAGGCAAGAACGACAAGGAATGCGCGGATTTCGTCATCGAATCGATCAAAGCCCTGTCCAAGGAAGTTGGTATTCCGGCCAAACTGTCCGAGCTGGGTGTAGATGAAGTGGATTTGGATCTGCTGGCTGAGAATGCGATGAAGGATGCCTGCGCACCGGGCAACCCTTTCATTCCTACCAAAGAAGAAGTTATTGCCTTGTTCCGCAAAATTCTGTAA
- a CDS encoding NADH:flavin oxidoreductase, giving the protein MNTNKLFEPFEGGGLSLTNRVVMAPMTRVQSPGGVASPEVAAYYRRRAEGGVGLIITEGTAIDHPAAVSHPDIPNIHGEASLEGWAQVVKEVHAAGGKIIPQLWHVGMARSIGELPNASALPIGPSGLNLAGEQVTEPMTKNEIQGIVSAFAKAAKDAKAIGFDGIELHGAHGYLIDQFFWEKTNHRTDEYGGDLEARTTFAVEVIDACRRAVGPDFPIVLRFSQWKGGHYDARLVETPEDLARFLTPLSNAGVDIFHCSTRRFWQPEFEGSDLNLAGWTKKITGKPTITVGSVGLDSAFPSPVTEKNQEDNIDLLLERLDKAEFDLVAVGRALISDPAWAAKVQAGRIGEIIHFTSDATKTLY; this is encoded by the coding sequence ATGAATACCAATAAATTGTTTGAACCCTTTGAGGGAGGGGGCCTGTCCCTGACCAACCGTGTGGTAATGGCACCGATGACACGGGTTCAGTCTCCAGGAGGCGTGGCTAGTCCGGAGGTAGCGGCTTATTACCGCCGCCGGGCGGAAGGCGGCGTCGGTCTGATCATTACTGAAGGAACAGCTATCGATCATCCGGCGGCGGTCAGCCATCCGGATATTCCGAATATCCACGGCGAAGCCTCTCTGGAGGGATGGGCGCAGGTAGTCAAGGAAGTGCATGCTGCCGGAGGCAAAATTATTCCGCAGCTGTGGCATGTCGGCATGGCCCGTAGCATCGGTGAATTGCCGAATGCTTCAGCGCTTCCTATCGGTCCTTCAGGGCTTAATCTGGCCGGAGAGCAAGTTACCGAGCCGATGACCAAGAATGAAATTCAGGGGATTGTCAGCGCCTTTGCCAAGGCCGCCAAAGATGCCAAGGCCATTGGCTTCGACGGCATTGAATTACACGGGGCCCACGGTTATCTGATCGACCAGTTCTTCTGGGAGAAGACCAACCACCGTACCGATGAATATGGCGGTGATCTTGAGGCACGGACAACCTTCGCGGTTGAAGTGATCGATGCCTGCCGCCGTGCGGTAGGACCGGACTTCCCGATTGTGCTCCGCTTCTCGCAGTGGAAGGGTGGCCATTATGACGCCAGACTTGTGGAGACGCCTGAAGACCTGGCGCGCTTCCTGACACCACTCAGCAATGCGGGTGTGGATATCTTCCACTGCTCCACCCGGCGTTTCTGGCAGCCGGAGTTCGAAGGGTCAGATCTTAATCTGGCAGGCTGGACGAAGAAGATTACCGGCAAACCGACAATCACAGTAGGCTCTGTGGGACTCGACAGTGCCTTTCCCAGCCCGGTAACCGAGAAGAATCAGGAGGATAATATTGACCTTCTGCTGGAGCGGCTGGACAAGGCAGAGTTCGATCTTGTTGCGGTAGGCAGAGCCCTGATCAGCGATCCGGCGTGGGCTGCTAAAGTGCAGGCTGGCAGAATTGGTGAGATCATTCATTTCACCTCTGACGCAACCAAGACATTATACTAA